The following proteins come from a genomic window of Cytophagia bacterium CHB2:
- a CDS encoding SMP-30/gluconolactonase/LRE family protein, producing MLTARRSTGRVCFNWYRINLTIPERIESFDPSGATVVFETVLDDYAEVWVNGELSRALGQEGGSVINGWNAANRLVVGRNVQPGQQIQLAVFGANGPLSNPPTNFIWVRYAKLEFYKNAPAVPLALTPAEVNVDIVRLDPALDAIVGPNPKIFKLAEGFKFTEGPVWLHESKYLLFSDPNSNIIYKYMPDGNNTGKLEVFRTPSGYAGADIAEYGQPGTNGLALDAQGRLTINEHGNHRVSRLEKDGKLTVLADRYKGMHLNSPNDLVYRSDGALFFTDPAFGFPKFYKDPRKELPFSGVYSLYKGKLQLLNSEMSGPNGIALSPDEKYLYVGNWYDVSLYTNGKADEKKIVVMRFEVNADATVSNGKVFFDMTGAKGEDAIDGIKVDQRDNLYVSGPGGLWVISAEGKHLGTINAPQHIHNMAWGEEDNQTLYLCARRGLYKMRLNIPGSPAITPSMSSR from the coding sequence ATGCTCACGGCGCGGCGCTCGACCGGGCGCGTGTGCTTCAATTGGTATCGTATCAATCTCACGATTCCTGAGCGCATCGAGAGTTTTGATCCGAGCGGTGCGACCGTCGTGTTTGAAACCGTGCTCGATGATTATGCCGAAGTGTGGGTGAATGGCGAGCTTTCGCGCGCGCTCGGACAGGAAGGCGGCTCTGTGATCAACGGTTGGAACGCGGCGAATCGACTCGTGGTTGGGCGCAATGTGCAACCGGGTCAGCAAATTCAGCTCGCGGTGTTTGGCGCGAACGGTCCGCTCTCGAATCCGCCGACAAATTTTATTTGGGTGCGCTATGCGAAGTTGGAGTTTTATAAAAACGCGCCCGCGGTTCCTCTCGCGCTTACGCCCGCGGAAGTGAACGTTGACATCGTGCGCCTCGATCCCGCGCTGGATGCGATTGTCGGCCCGAATCCGAAAATTTTCAAATTGGCGGAAGGCTTCAAATTTACCGAAGGCCCGGTTTGGCTGCATGAGAGCAAATACCTGCTCTTTAGTGATCCGAACAGCAATATCATTTACAAATACATGCCGGACGGTAACAACACCGGCAAGCTCGAAGTGTTTCGCACGCCGAGTGGCTATGCCGGAGCGGACATTGCCGAATACGGTCAGCCCGGCACAAACGGTTTGGCCCTCGATGCGCAAGGTCGCCTCACGATCAACGAGCACGGCAATCATCGCGTCTCGCGTTTGGAGAAGGACGGCAAACTGACGGTGCTCGCGGATCGCTACAAAGGCATGCACCTCAACAGCCCGAACGATTTGGTGTATCGCTCGGATGGCGCGCTGTTCTTTACGGATCCGGCGTTTGGTTTTCCGAAGTTCTACAAAGACCCGCGCAAGGAATTGCCGTTCAGCGGCGTGTATTCGCTGTACAAAGGAAAACTGCAATTGCTCAATAGCGAAATGAGCGGGCCTAACGGCATCGCGCTTTCGCCGGATGAAAAATATTTGTACGTGGGCAATTGGTATGACGTGAGTCTTTATACCAACGGCAAAGCCGATGAGAAAAAGATCGTCGTCATGCGCTTCGAAGTGAATGCCGACGCGACGGTGTCGAACGGCAAAGTCTTTTTCGACATGACCGGCGCCAAAGGCGAAGATGCGATTGACGGCATCAAAGTGGATCAACGCGACAACTTGTATGTTTCCGGCCCGGGCGGTTTGTGGGTGATCTCCGCGGAGGGCAAGCACCTCGGCACGATCAACGCGCCGC